In the genome of Bradyrhizobium arachidis, one region contains:
- a CDS encoding LysR substrate-binding domain-containing protein has protein sequence MPERLDADDEAAFTRVIVGFTESASFSPIVASVMTRFRQSWPNVMLVLEEDLSETLAGAVEQGRLDLAFVRPPIRTPNQLSIDALGDEPMVVAMPREHRFAQRSSVKLRELAAEDFVLRRRTTGLQAAILSACREEGFSPRITQQAPQLSTIINLVAASMGVAIVPECMNSVRPERVVFVAISDLGVRAQLGLLRKKGGSHVVQRFMEVARSASHQSPPRGRSGGSAK, from the coding sequence ATGCCAGAGAGGCTGGACGCCGACGACGAGGCCGCATTCACCCGAGTCATTGTCGGATTCACCGAGTCGGCGTCCTTTAGCCCGATCGTGGCGAGCGTGATGACCAGGTTCCGCCAGTCTTGGCCAAACGTGATGTTGGTCCTGGAAGAAGATCTTTCGGAGACATTGGCTGGAGCGGTCGAACAGGGCCGGTTGGACCTCGCATTCGTACGGCCGCCAATCCGCACACCCAACCAACTCTCTATCGACGCGCTAGGTGACGAACCCATGGTTGTCGCTATGCCGCGCGAGCATCGATTCGCACAGCGTTCTTCGGTCAAACTTCGCGAACTGGCGGCCGAGGACTTTGTCCTTCGCCGTCGCACCACGGGTCTGCAAGCCGCCATTCTCTCTGCCTGCCGGGAGGAAGGCTTCTCACCTCGGATTACCCAACAGGCACCGCAGCTTTCGACAATCATCAACCTCGTGGCCGCCTCGATGGGGGTTGCAATCGTCCCCGAATGCATGAATAGCGTCCGGCCGGAGCGGGTGGTGTTCGTGGCGATTTCCGACCTAGGCGTGCGTGCGCAGCTCGGCCTTCTTCGTAAAAAGGGTGGGAGTCACGTCGTACAGCGCTTCATGGAGGTCGCGCGCTCGGCCTCCCATCAGTCCCCACCGCGTGGACGCTCAGGGGGATCAGCCAAGTAG
- a CDS encoding LysR family transcriptional regulator yields MERRHLRYLLALSEEGSFTRAAERVGIAQPPFSKQIRDMEHEIGAALVERLPRGAVLTEAGHAFVARARAIEDAFAAAVDEARRIGTGHAGRLRVGFTETGIFHPRVVACFLRFRQRYPGVELVLEEQLSVALVSLLREGRLDAAFIRPPLPTDDGWERRAFASEPLVVAIPKGHRLAARRTVRLTDLRDEPFVFYHRRVRPGLTDTIISACERAGFTPRESQIVTKIPSALRLVAAGAGVAIVPASMSRVGAVDLRFLALGDRLSAEIALIWRKDCRSMSLPGFVAETERVR; encoded by the coding sequence ATGGAGCGCCGGCATCTCCGATATCTGCTCGCCCTGTCCGAGGAAGGCAGCTTCACCCGCGCAGCGGAGCGGGTGGGAATCGCGCAGCCGCCCTTCTCGAAGCAGATCCGCGACATGGAGCATGAGATCGGCGCAGCGCTCGTCGAGCGTCTGCCGCGAGGCGCGGTGCTGACGGAAGCCGGCCACGCCTTCGTGGCCCGCGCCCGCGCCATCGAAGACGCCTTCGCCGCCGCGGTGGACGAGGCCCGGCGCATCGGCACGGGACACGCCGGTCGGCTACGGGTCGGCTTTACGGAGACGGGAATTTTCCATCCGCGCGTCGTCGCCTGCTTCCTGCGCTTCCGACAGCGCTATCCCGGTGTCGAACTCGTCCTTGAGGAGCAACTATCGGTCGCCCTCGTCTCACTCCTGCGCGAAGGCAGGCTAGACGCCGCGTTCATCAGACCTCCGCTTCCGACGGACGACGGCTGGGAGCGGCGGGCATTTGCCAGCGAGCCGCTGGTCGTAGCCATCCCCAAGGGCCACCGTCTTGCGGCGCGCCGCACCGTCCGGCTGACCGACCTGCGCGACGAACCGTTCGTGTTCTATCACCGGCGCGTGCGGCCTGGCCTCACCGATACCATCATCTCGGCTTGTGAACGGGCAGGCTTCACGCCTCGCGAAAGCCAAATCGTCACGAAGATCCCATCCGCCTTGCGCCTAGTCGCCGCCGGTGCCGGCGTGGCTATCGTCCCAGCCTCGATGTCGCGGGTCGGCGCGGTCGATCTTCGCTTCTTGGCGCTAGGCGACCGGCTCTCGGCCGAGATTGCGCTGATCTGGCGGAAAGATTGCCGGTCGATGTCCCTTCCCGGCTTCGTGGCCGAGACGGAGCGCGTCCGCTGA